Below is a window of Paraburkholderia azotifigens DNA.
GCCTGAGGACGATACGCCGCTGATCTGGGTGCATGCGGTGTCGGTGGGCGAGACGCGTGCGGCGCAGCCGCTCGTCGAGGCGCTCATCAAGGCGCGGCCCGACGCGCGCATTCTTCTCACGCATATGACGCCGAGCGGCCGGGCAACGGGCGAGCAGATCTTCGGCGATCGCGTGCTGCGCTGCTATCTGCCATACGACATGCCGCGCGCCGTGCGGCGTTTTCTGAAGGCGTGGCGCCCGTCCGTCGGCCTCGTGATGGAAACGGAAGTGTGGCCAACCTTGATCGACGAATGCCGTCGTGCCGACGTGCCGCTGGTTCTCACGAACGCGCGGATGTCGGAGCGTTCTTACCGGCGCGCGGCGAAGTTCGGCACCGCGACGCGCGGCGTGTTCGGCGGCTTCGCTCGCGTGCTGGCGCAGAGTCCATCGGATGCGACGCGGCTGTCATCGCTGGGCGCGCGCAACGTGGCCGTGCTTGGCAATCTGAAGTTCGACATGAACACGCCGCCCGAACTCGCGGCGCGCGGCCATGCGTGGCGCGCGGCGATCGGCACGCGCGCCGTGTGGGTTGCGGCGAGCACGCGCGAGGGCGAAGAGGAACTCGTGCTGCAGGCGTTCGCTGCGCTCGGTATCGACGACGCCCTGCTGGTGCTCGTGCCGCGTCATCCGCAGCGTTTCAATGAAGTGGCGGCGTTGGTTGAGAAGAAGGGTTTGCACTGCGTGCGGCGTTCTGTTTGGGCTCCGACTGGGCCGGCTGCTGCTGGTGAAAGTGTTGCGCCTGATTTGCCGCGCGATGTGAAGGTGCTGCTTGGCGATTCGATGGGTGAGCTTGGCGCTTATTATGCGGCGTCGGATGTGGCGTTTATCGGCGGAAGCCTGTTGCCGTTGGGTGGGCAGAATCTGATCGAGGCATGTGGGGTTGGAGTGCCCGTGCTGATCGGGCCGCATGTGTTCAATTTCACGCAGGCGACGGCCGATGCGGTCGCGGCCGGTGCGTGTGTGCAGGTGAAAGACCCTGCCGATCTGGCGCGCGTGCTGCGGGAGTTGTTCGAGGACAGGTCACGACGTGTGGCAATGGGGGAGCGGCTTCTGCGTTCGCCGCCAGGCACAGAGGCGCTACGGCGCGTACCGTGGATGTGCTGACTACGCTGTTGCCTAGCTGAGCGCGGGCAGCGCTGGTTTTTCTAAGATCTGCGACGTTGTCTGGTTTTTTTCGCTGGCATCCGGATACCAGCAAAAGCAGAAACACAAACCGCAACTGCGTCGCAGACAAAAAACTTCACACCACCAGCAACCCCTTGCGTTCAATAAACGAAATCACCTCATCAAGCCCATCAAGCGCCTTGAGGTTGCACATCACAAAAGGCCGCGCACCGCGCATCTTCCCGGCATCGGACGCCATCACATCGAGATTCGCGCCGACCATAGGCGCCAGATCCGTCTTGTTGATGACGAGCAGATCGGACTTCGTAATCCCAGGCCCGCCCTTGCGCGGAATCTTCTCCCCACCCGCAACATCGATCACATAAATCGTCAGATCGGACAGTTCGGGACTGAACGTCGCGGCAAGATTATCGCCACCCGATTCAATAAACACGATGTCGGCATCCGGAAAGCGCCCAAGCATCCGGTCCACCGCTTCCAGGTTGATGGAAGCATCCTCGCGGATCGCCGTATGCGGACAGCCGCCCGTCTCGACACCCATGATGCGCTCGGCGGGCAATGCGCCCGCCACCGTCAGCAGGCGCTGGTCTTCCTTCGTGTAGATGTCGTTGGTAATCGCGACAAGGTCGTACTTGTCGCGCATCGCCTTGCAAAGCATCTCGAGCAGCGTCGTCTTGCCGGAGCCGACAGGGCCGCCGACGCCCACGCGCAGCGGCGGCAGTTTCTTCGTGCGTTGCATCGTATGAGGTGCGTTCATGATCCGGTTGAAAGAAAAAGCAAAAAGTCTATGAACGGAAGAGCCGCGAATACTGCGACTCGTGTCGCGCCGACAGAATGCCGAGTTGCGGCGCAAACGTATTGATATCGTCGGGCGATGTGGCCAGCGCCTGCCTGACGGCGGCATCGATCGGCTCGCGCAACGCGACGATGATGCGCTGTCCCGCCAGCTGTCCAAGCGGCACGGCCTTCAACGCGGCGGCCGCCTGGTTTTCGACCCAGCTGAATGCGTAGGCGGCGAGGGCTGCATCCGTCGCCGCGCCGTGCGCGAAGGCGGCAAACGCGAAGGCCGTGGGCTGCGCAAGGGGCGTCATCGATGCGAGCGTCTGACGGCGCATGTCGTCGCCCCATTCGAGCGATGCGCACAACTGCCGCAACGACCAGCCCATCTGCTCCGTCTCGCGCCGCAGTTCCGACGACTCGCGGCTCGCGAGAAACTCGCGGTTGCCGTCCGACAATGCAGCCGCATCATGCGCGCGCCAACGTTCGATCTGATGCGCGAGAAACGGCAACTCGCCATGCGCGAGCACATTCGACAGTCCGCTTTTGATCCACGCACACGCGGTGTCGGCATCGGTGACGAACTGCGCTTCGATGGCCGCCTCGAGCCCTTGCGAATAGCTGAACGCGCCGATCGGCAGCGCCGGCGACGCGAGATGCAACAGTGCAGTGAGTTCAGCGATGCGCATGCCGATGGCCGTGGCCATGATCGTGACCGCACGACGACGAACCGCAATCGCCGTGTTCGTGCGCATGATCGTGCTCATGTCCGTGCTCATGGCCATGCCCATGATGCTCGCCATACACCTGCTGCGCGAGCGCATAGTCCTCGGCAAACGTCTCGTCGTGACCATGCCGGTGACCGCCGCCATACGCACCCGTTTCCGGCTGGAACGGCATCTCGACCTGATCGACGGCAGCGCCGAGCCG
It encodes the following:
- the ureG gene encoding urease accessory protein UreG, translated to MNAPHTMQRTKKLPPLRVGVGGPVGSGKTTLLEMLCKAMRDKYDLVAITNDIYTKEDQRLLTVAGALPAERIMGVETGGCPHTAIREDASINLEAVDRMLGRFPDADIVFIESGGDNLAATFSPELSDLTIYVIDVAGGEKIPRKGGPGITKSDLLVINKTDLAPMVGANLDVMASDAGKMRGARPFVMCNLKALDGLDEVISFIERKGLLVV
- a CDS encoding urease accessory protein UreF, with amino-acid sequence MRIAELTALLHLASPALPIGAFSYSQGLEAAIEAQFVTDADTACAWIKSGLSNVLAHGELPFLAHQIERWRAHDAAALSDGNREFLASRESSELRRETEQMGWSLRQLCASLEWGDDMRRQTLASMTPLAQPTAFAFAAFAHGAATDAALAAYAFSWVENQAAAALKAVPLGQLAGQRIIVALREPIDAAVRQALATSPDDINTFAPQLGILSARHESQYSRLFRS